The Microbacterium sp. SORGH_AS_0862 genome has a segment encoding these proteins:
- a CDS encoding DUF3499 family protein yields the protein MQERQCSKVACAREAVATLTYDYADQMAAVGPLGRAGDPHAHDLCQVHTERLSVPKGWLVVRHETLRAS from the coding sequence GTGCAGGAACGTCAGTGCTCCAAGGTCGCGTGCGCGCGTGAGGCGGTGGCGACGCTCACCTACGACTACGCCGACCAGATGGCAGCGGTCGGCCCGCTGGGTCGGGCCGGGGACCCCCACGCCCACGACCTGTGCCAGGTGCACACCGAGCGGCTGTCCGTCCCGAAGGGCTGGCTGGTCGTGCGTCACGAGACGCTTCGCGCCTCCTAG
- a CDS encoding DUF5719 family protein, translated as MSRQRMWRWAATSTRLVVGAALAVGIVGSVGVGVAANWPTHTHDPLAVGVTPTPADTVLACAGGLLALGRDATQADQIASAAPTVTVSGSDGATLTQTTEPTAPDVVGSDGHPVFVAPPVDEKRSDAAAAASGAVAAEDLRGFAASACQPPLIESWLVAGATTTGSADVILLSNPSDVAATVDLTLYSATGASTPPSGSGLRVDAHTQRLVPLAALAVGEGAPVVRVTASGAPIAAALQSSLSRTLLTGGVEQSGAIVGSATQQVMPGVRVPQTAVDAASAGATTLLRLLSPGADATAAVTVQDDTGRIALTQEVPLGADLPTELDLAGLSAGTYTVRVDATSAVVSAVWQTTNFNDGADFAWYTATEPIVGPSVIAVPDGPSPLLVVAGSAAGSADVVLTPLSGATETERFRVAAGDTASVPVEPGAVYRIETSNPVRASVSYLGDGAISAFPVWPADAAAAELIVRP; from the coding sequence ATGAGTAGGCAGCGGATGTGGCGCTGGGCCGCCACGAGTACGCGGCTCGTCGTGGGCGCGGCCCTCGCGGTCGGCATCGTCGGATCGGTGGGCGTCGGTGTGGCCGCGAACTGGCCCACCCATACGCACGATCCGCTCGCCGTAGGCGTGACCCCCACGCCTGCGGACACGGTGCTCGCCTGCGCCGGCGGGCTGCTCGCCCTCGGCCGCGACGCCACGCAAGCCGACCAGATCGCCAGCGCTGCGCCGACGGTGACCGTGTCGGGGTCGGACGGCGCGACGCTGACCCAGACGACGGAGCCGACCGCCCCCGATGTCGTCGGCTCCGACGGGCACCCCGTCTTCGTCGCGCCTCCGGTCGACGAGAAGCGATCGGATGCCGCCGCGGCCGCGAGCGGCGCGGTCGCCGCCGAGGACCTGCGCGGCTTCGCCGCCTCCGCGTGCCAGCCGCCGCTCATCGAGTCGTGGCTCGTCGCGGGCGCGACCACCACGGGCTCGGCCGACGTCATCCTCCTCTCGAATCCCTCGGATGTGGCCGCGACCGTCGATCTCACCCTGTACAGCGCGACGGGTGCCTCGACCCCGCCCTCGGGGAGCGGTCTCCGCGTCGACGCCCACACCCAGCGCCTCGTGCCGCTGGCCGCGCTGGCGGTCGGCGAAGGAGCCCCGGTGGTGCGCGTCACCGCTTCCGGGGCGCCGATCGCCGCCGCTTTGCAGTCCAGTCTCTCGCGGACCCTGCTGACCGGCGGCGTCGAGCAGAGCGGGGCGATCGTCGGTTCCGCGACCCAGCAGGTGATGCCGGGAGTACGCGTTCCGCAGACCGCGGTGGATGCGGCTTCCGCCGGCGCGACGACCCTCCTGCGGCTGCTCTCACCGGGTGCCGACGCGACGGCCGCCGTCACCGTGCAGGACGACACGGGGCGTATCGCGCTGACGCAGGAGGTTCCGCTCGGTGCGGACCTCCCCACCGAACTCGACCTCGCCGGTCTCTCGGCCGGTACGTACACCGTGCGGGTCGACGCGACATCGGCCGTCGTCAGCGCCGTGTGGCAGACGACGAACTTCAACGACGGAGCGGACTTCGCCTGGTACACGGCGACCGAGCCCATCGTCGGCCCGAGCGTGATCGCGGTACCCGACGGGCCGTCGCCTCTGCTGGTGGTCGCGGGGTCGGCGGCCGGGTCCGCCGATGTCGTGCTGACGCCGCTGAGCGGGGCCACCGAGACGGAGCGATTCCGCGTGGCGGCCGGTGACACCGCATCCGTGCCGGTCGAGCCGGGCGCCGTGTACCGCATCGAGACGTCCAACCCGGTGCGGGCTTCGGTGAGTTATCTCGGAGACGGCGCGATCAGCGCGTTCCCGGTGTGGCCGGCGGATGCCGCCGCGGCGGAGCTCATCGTCCGCCCCTGA
- a CDS encoding metallopeptidase family protein, with product MIRRRSRPAPAAPRPERHGRHGKQGRSAVVRPPLPPLETRVDRFDLAVGSVAEFLRGAWPELREVRFEMADMPPAADADGIPRWSVLPDEKRIVLYRLPIERLAHLHRNDDAHRRMMIESCVFRAAAEFLGRDPWDLGPDRFRFL from the coding sequence ATGATCCGCCGCCGGTCGCGCCCCGCACCCGCAGCCCCGCGTCCTGAACGCCACGGGCGCCACGGCAAACAGGGCCGGAGCGCGGTGGTGCGCCCGCCGCTGCCGCCCCTGGAGACGCGCGTCGACCGGTTCGATCTGGCCGTCGGCTCGGTCGCGGAGTTCCTCCGCGGAGCCTGGCCGGAGTTGCGCGAGGTGCGCTTCGAGATGGCCGACATGCCCCCGGCCGCGGACGCCGACGGCATCCCCCGCTGGAGCGTGCTCCCCGACGAGAAGCGCATCGTGCTCTACCGGCTGCCCATCGAACGTCTCGCTCACCTGCACCGCAACGACGACGCCCATCGGCGCATGATGATCGAGAGCTGCGTCTTCCGAGCGGCAGCAGAGTTCCTCGGGCGCGACCCGTGGGACCTGGGACCGGATCGCTTCCGATTCCTCTGA